From Oryza sativa Japonica Group chromosome 4, ASM3414082v1, one genomic window encodes:
- the LOC9270560 gene encoding uncharacterized protein — MVVVVAPIAVASAGLGMLAGVAMANRSSNSSSSSGRTSSPAALLRWGAPEPAPRCAACGGTGREECRLCARWSDARGDCSGCRACAGTRRAPCRSCGGSGTGRRAPVRVSSSAPPSR; from the coding sequence atggtggtggtggtggcgccgatCGCGGTGGCGTCCGCGGGTCTGGGGATGCTGGCCGGCGTGGCGATGGCGAACAGGAGCAGcaacagcagtagcagcagcggcAGAACGTCGTCGCCGGCTGCGTTGCTGCGGTGGGGGGCGCCGGAGCCGGCGCCGCGGTGCGCGGCGTGCGGAGGGACGGGGCGGGAGGAGTGCCGGCTGTGCGCGCGGTGGTCCGACGCCCGGGGCGACTGCTCCGGGTGCCGGGCGtgcgccggcacgcggcgggCGCCCTGCCGGAGCTGCGGCGGCTCCGGCACGGGCCGCCGCGCCCCCGTCcgcgtctcctcctccgcgccgccgtcacGGTGA
- the LOC4335653 gene encoding uncharacterized protein: MDQEQGERELQLLLPAAASAAAAASRVLCGGGGGDAAAGLGGGGGSVDSSGGAAALDLDLSMSIGPTTRRQQPAAAVPSPSPPPPPPPVVDVRAVRQQTAEQMRQASAHRAYAERVREMARAELELAEREFARARAIWERAREEVERVERMKEIAARRLGIGPAAASAALEITCHACMQRFHP; this comes from the coding sequence ATGGATCAGGAGCAAGGCGAGAGAGAGCTCCAGCTGCTGCTcccggcggccgcctccgccgccgcggcggcatcGCGTGTcctgtgcggcggcggcggcggcgacgcggcggcggggctgggcggaggcggaggaagcgtggacagcagcggcggcgcggcggcgctggaccTGGACCTGTCGATGAGCATtgggccgacgacgaggaggcagcagccggcggccgccgtgccgtcgccgtcgccgccgccgccgccgccgccggtggtggacgTGCGGGCGGTGAGGCAGCAGACGGCGGAGCAGATGAGGCAGGCGTCGGCGCACCGGGCGTACGCGGAGCGGGTGAGGGAGATGGCGCGGGCGGAGCTGGAGCTCGCGGAGCGGGAGTTCGCGCGCGCCCGGGCGATCTGGGAGCGCGCCCGCGAGGAGGTGGAGCGCGTCGAGCGCATGAAGGAgatcgccgcccgccgcctcggcatcggccccgccgccgcctccgccgccctcgaGATCACCTGCCACGCCTGCATGCAGCGCTTCCACCCCTAG